GACTTTTTGACCACATTAATTGTTGATTTATGACGTCATTAATCAGAGTACTGatgtatatttcgaaaaacatgCTTAATAAATCTCATTGgtatttttttgaggttatatttcaTTATCCgacttttgatgtttttttaagCGTAAAAACGTTTCGGTTACTATTATTCTTCATCGGGTTTGTTgtataacgaaaaaaattgaataaattggtATTTATACGCccatttttgtaaataataatttttgtgtgtATCCGTAGACAAATACTGtgtagttattattatttatatatacattagtaatataatattcgaaacaattcagttttatttttttctgtaccCAAAAACCCTTTAAGGGGTtgtttgtattaaatatattaggaatacagtgaaataaaaaaaaaattaaacgaaggtctttattaatttttctttttctttttattaaaacctTCGAACTGCATACTCAACAACGGATTAGATTTCTTCATCTGGAACTTTGAGTTGGAGCTTTCGGACATTTTCCTCCATTCCCGCTTTTTCCCTTTCTTTGTGATATTCGCTAAACTTTTCAAAGTCGGCGGGACTATGTACTCCGGAACATCGGCCAAATGTTGCTGAATTTTAACGGTATGTAAACTCTTATCATGCCTCAACACCTGCAGATCGTTTGGATTATCTTCGAAATAACTTTTCAATTTCTGACAATTGAATATTTCCTGTTTGATTTCTTTCAATCTAGCTTCCCTTACTGCGATTCTAGTAACGGCCCTCCAAGCATCTTTGGCTCTATACCTAAAAGACTCCACTTCCTCCAATTTGAATTGGTACGATTTGAAAAATGAAGCCTCGCTTTCGTCGTACTTCAATTTCTTTTCCACTTTTTCCCTCAAAGGGATTTCTTTCATGCTCACAAAAGACAACACGCTACCTTGACTGTTCCCTCTAGCAGTTCTACCAGCCCTGTGAATATACGACTGAACGTCCAAGGgaaaatcgaaatttataaTGTTCGCTACGTGCTGAAAATCTATTCCACGGGAAACCCCGCTCTCCTTATCTTTTCTCctcttcgtttttttatttttatcttggtTACTTAATGATGAAGGTTTCTCTAAAGCGTATTCATCTGAAGCTATAATTATGTCGTACATCCCTTGATTGTATTGGTTTACGGAATGacaacttgaagaaaaaaaattattaaacaccCTGTGGTTGATCTATTTGTAGGTTTTAGGTTagtttttgattattaaaaagcaaattaaaaatagatactAAAATCAACTCCAGTgaatattgaatgaataaataattatcaggACGGAAaatcagaaataataaaagagaagttgaaaaataaaaaaaaagtaaccaAAAGAATCTTTTAAAACGAATTTGTCAACGTCAACAATGTCAATGTCAACAATTCGAGATTAAAAACCGTGTTGATATGGTCTACAGAGGTTGCTATCTGAAAGATTTTGCTTGACACATGCGCACTAGTTCGAATTGTCATATTTCGCAATttgatatcatattttcatattcatatatatagGTTAGAAATACCAGCTATGTGTCAAATGCGATAATGTTCAGTGATTTCATTAAAAGTAAAATCCCCATAATCCCAATAACTCCCTATTATCTGTAATGCTAACAAATAGGTGAAAAAACAACCTATTAACATCTTTGTAACCTATTACTTGATTTTTGACAATCTCAACCTATTTTCTTCTTATATAGccaatttgaatattctcaaATACAGCAAGTTGCTGCATAATTATATAAGCAAAGGGCAATTataaggaaaagaaaataacctaacctcacATTATTATATCAAGTATTTTAGTACTTACCGAATTGTAGCTGGTAATTCAGAATTCAAAACGCACGTCCTTATCCCAAATTGTTCCAAGAAAAGTTtgattttataacatttatcaactgtgttaacaaaaattatagtttttcctcTAATTAAGTGCAATTTCAATAAAGTGTAAAGTATAGTAGCTTTGTCCATTTCTTCGGCGTTCAAATGATAATGTGTTAATTGAGTTGATGGGGCCAGTTCGGGTTCTTCGAGCTTAACTGACACTGGATTGCGAAGAATGGACATTTTTAGGTTTTTAACGTCTTCACTTAAAGTTGCAGATGCTAAAATAGCTTGAtagatttttggaaaatgatcAATTAGttctttcatttcttcttcATAACCAAAGGAAAACACTAAATCTGCTTCGTCGATAACAACGAAAtctaatgattttttgaaatttaagtTTTCTGCCTTGATGTGTTGTAAAGTTCGACCAGGGGTTCCTACAACTATATCAGGTTTTTCGACCAACAAAGGTTTTTGCACACTTAAATCCACTGGTAAAGATATATCTACATATCTTATTTCTCTGGAACATTTTATAGTTAAATCCTTAATCACTCCACATATTTGATGACATAGTTCTCTACTTGGTGCTAATATCAGGGCTTTAGTTTCTTGTTGTAAAGCCGATTGTTtgagaattaaaattttttggatCACAGGTAAAAGAAAAGCTGCTGTTTTACCCGATCCCGTTCTAGCTCGTACCAATACATCTTTTCCTTCTAACACTAACGGAATAACTTTTTCTTGAATCACTGTGGGTTGTTGCCATCCTAACTTTGCTATAGCTTTCAATATACGATCATCCAATTCCATTTCATGAAACTGTAATGGTTTTATGTCCGTTTCTTCAGCCATTTTCAcgcaaaataattaaaaaacattcaCGTGCTATTACAAAACATAACCTCTTTATATTGTattcattcttcttttttatttatgacataTGGGTTAAGGTGAGTTTGATTGTAATCGATCgcaaatgttttagaaaattattttttttatttattattagaattattctattgttttgattcattAGATATAATGAACGtaataatttcacaatatatgaggatatatttcattataacttACTAATTGAATCATTTGTGTTCTATTGGTTAAGTCGGCGAGTCAAATTAACCTCACAAATAAACGCATgcgtaaaaaaaataaaatttaaaacttgtttGGGTGTGAAAATGGTGTAGAATGTTGTTGTTGcaagaatataaatattatttatgttaatattcaatattttgatcatCAACAccaactaacttataataagaATTACATTAATTTAGTTTATATGTATAAGTGTTTTTaggttgaattttttttgtttattttttcaactattagtgtgtgtgtgtgttcttaaatcgaaaaatggataaaGATATACCGAATATAGCTTTAGACACTAGTTGTTGTGGTAAGTAAACTCGAGAAATAAAAAGTCATAATAAATTGTCACTTAATTCAAGTTATTATTCATCAAACTATATTTCTTAGCAATGATTATTTTAGGTCCAACAATGGAAATTGTCATGAAAAACATCTACTCTTCGTGTGACCCCCAAAACGTGAATATGGTCCCTACTTCGGAGATAATTGAGTTTATAAGGCCCTATTTGCTGGAAGATCTGTAAGtacattttcatatataattcatatattttcaagagATTTAAAGTGTTTATTACATTattgtcataatttttaaaataagtttatttgattagttttgtttgCTCAATTCTGATAACTAATATTATAATCTCCAAACAATGTAGCAACTATTTCATAAAAGAATAATAGTCCTTGTAAAATTAtcctatttcattttttttatataatttaagcTGACATTGTACTATTGGTTATAGACCATTAAATTTCATGGTTAACAAAcacatttatattaattttttaacgatatttCTCCTGTGGGATCTTAATAATTACcaaacattataaatataaaaactatctCATTATCAGCTTCTCTCTAATAAactattttactttatttatcacttttagctacaatacttttaatttgataaattccaATATACTTCTGTaatgtttattcaatatttaccAGTAAGTGTCGTGAAATTTGTAATGCAAATGTGTTATTTTTTCCTTGATGGTTATTTTATGCAAATTAGTGTTGAGTCAAAGATACAAATATGTCTCgttaatatttaaattcaatttaaattaaacatCAAGAAAAACTTTCAAAGATTGCCAATTTTTATAATGTGGAAAGTTGAAAACCaagtggaaattattttattttggtaatatttggcacagtatttttggaatttaccgattttatatatttcttattgaaGTATTGCTGGAGCATCCtcaaataaagtgaatttgaaTTTCATTCGCCTATATACTTTCACAGGATCAAAtttctgtataaaataaagCTCCACACCAACAAGAGTCCTTTGGTTTCTCTTCCTGGGAAgtgttttgtcattttttattcCTGTATGCTTAGGAACCCATATTAAAATGATTGTACCAGCTTCAAAGAGGTTAAATCTTTGTTTCTACATGTATCTTGTTAAAGAAAGGAAAAAGATGCATGTCTTATGATAAGAAATTTCATGTATCAATcaaaaaatgtgtcaaaattTCAGATCGGctttagaaactttgaaaaacatgTTAGACCCCGAAAATAAAAACGTATCTGTTACTGGCGAAACGTTTTTCACAGTTATGAATGAATGGACACAAAAAATAGCTAGTCACTCTGAAGACGACGCTGATGGTGTCTTCAATAGAACCCCTAGGTGAGAACGGAAAcgatatctatatatatataccataaagaaaatgttatttttttgtagtcAATTAAACGTTATCGATGAAAAATTACTCCCTTACACACAATCTACCCCTCGGGCAAGTTTCGGACAAAAACTTCTAAATTGTGAAGGGCTGCTCAATCTGTCTAACGTTTCAAGTTATAACCTGTCTCCTACCAAACAAGCCAAAGATATTAGCATAGGTGGACCTGAAAAGACTATATTAGAAGAAGAAGTTAAGCAATTACAACATCAGTTGAACAAAGTTAGCAGCGAATTGGAGATGTTGAAGGTGCAATTAGCCTTTTCCGAAGACCAGAATGAAGTATTACAAGAGGAACTACAGAAATGTAAAACACGTCTACAAAGGTGATTATTAGatgtcaaaattatattttaccacTTTTATTAGACCAGACCAATAATATTAAGATGATACGTTTCGGAAAAAGaagagaatataataaaaatggaaaaaaaattcgatCTAAGGtagggtaaaaaacggtttatctgtAAAGCTGTGAGTCTTATGGTGAAAAGTTTATTAGCAAAGTTGTGGGTAatgaaaagatctacaacttttgtatttatagttttttcacataacctcaaaatttatgtgaaattttgaaataacaaagtttttgGTTTTATCACTTTGCTCTTGGACCCTCACCTCCCAGTCTTCATCCATAATTTCATCTTCCACGTTGGTTTTCTCTTCCATATTGGAGAAATTCTGTAAATTTGTGCTTAATGCCACGTGGATATTGATTTCTAGTCTCCAACCCGTCTTTCTTCGttagtttgtttgtttttttaatttctggaTAAGTTTCAACAAgtttgttacaattttctttctcctttttctttattattgtcTCAAAATGTCTCCTCTTGTTCTATCTGAGTCCGGTAACACTGCACTTCACTTAGAAAACGTGTTCATTCGAAGAAGTCACTTAATCAACTGGTGAGAGTGAGACTAAACCGTGTTGAAcgaactcgtttatatatccaaaagAAATTCTCacaaattctagaaaataaatagattttcgtAGATACCAGTTCAAAACTATGAtgaaaacaaacatcaaacgaattccgggtatATGAAAAGTGTCGCGCCTTCGCCAAATTTTGGAATTCTCCTAAAACcggacaggaccggctccaggACGCATATAtcgtttatttttcattcgattttcattatattcttcttctttttgttacttttttagTGGACAACAAGTTAACGAAGACGTGCAGGAAAATAAAACTTGCATAGACGAATTGAGGGATGAGATCGGCCTGGGTAAAAAGCGAATAGAAGAACTcaacaaaaaattgacgtttttcgAGAAGGATAACGTTCAATTGAACCAGTACGCTCAAAAATTAGAGAAAGAGGTAAAATGTCGAGATTGTTTTCCGAAGAAGTTttggtttttgacgttttaacGTTTCGCAGATAGTGGAACAGGAAGCGCATTTCGCGAAGactaaacaaaatttggaaaacgaaatttttggttttagaaCCGAATTGGAGATGAAGGAACACGAAATATCgactttttcgaaaataaacgaCGAACTTCGACTAAAATTATGCGAAAAAATGACCGAGCTCGAACAAGTTTTAACTGAAAACGAGGTGAGGGGaacgaaattttaatttaatttaatcgaaTCGAAATTTTTGGTGTTTAGGTTTTGGATTACAAACAACAGGATCTGGAGAAGTTGCTTTCCTCGAAACGCTATTCCCTTTCCTCCCATTACAACAGCTGCTTGGACGAAATGAGCAGTTTCCTTGCCCGAGGTAATACCATCCCGATTTATTCGTCCCCcgttaaaaataaatgtctCTTATCCAAAAGTCCCTTAACGAAAAAAGTTCATTCTCCAACTCCGAAGATGTTATATAGAGTGTTGAATTCTAGTACGCCGAAAAATTGTAACGGTTCGGGGTTGAGGAAATCCTTTTCTCTGAACGCGATGTCGACGCGATCTTTAccgaatattttttgttttgaacgtTCTAATGTTGTTCAAGATCAAGGAGACGGCGGAGAGGAGGCTCGGTGCGCCGCCGTTCCCAACGCCCGCCCCTACGAATCTCTACAAACCGAACTGTTCCAGGTAAGTGAcgtttccatattttattatgtatgGCGTCGTTTTTAGTAGTTTGAATGGGAAGTTATTTCCAATacggttttttcaaatgaaaaaccctgtatatttcttcaatataaacgccatatatttttttaacttcaaaatctttttttctctatttcgacATTCTCAACTTTTCATTCAATTTACTTAACTGAAACAAACATAGTTAAatcaacaccctgtatatttttcattccaatttCGTGAcattaacaattaatttttttttatgtttattactCATAATCAGAGGACGTTGTCTTCTGCTTATTATATTCAACTACTAAAAATacctttattattttaaaatgaaaaactcaTTCTCaacttttcatatttctatGAAGAATTGTAATTTACTTAACTGAAATAAGCATAGTTAAATCAACACCCAgtatattttgcattttttcattccaatttaGTGTcattaacaattaattttttttatgtttattactCATAATCAGAGGATGTTGTCTTCTGCTTattatattgatatagtttcatatcaaaaatggaattaatttaaaaataacataacaatTGATAAGAGTCTTTGTTCAACACTGTCCTACATTCCTTTTCAGATAAGCATTCATTCTCGCAAGACTACGACCAGATAACAATAAGAAAGTTATTTTACatacttcaaaataaatgtttcgcACGGTACATTAactcaaaaaagtttttattattaaatttacagTCACTAATTTATTACTTAACGTATTTATCTCAACACAaagtttatttacttttattaattttgttataacaaTTACAGCAACTTAACAAAACCTAAGTTTCCAACTAAATTACCAAACAATTAATGAAATCACTACTAATGTATAAGGGGAAATAACATTCTAAACGTTGGTAGGCGTGTTGTAACGATATTCGGTGTTGTAAgatttattgttgataaaatcaGTAAATTTTGTTAGATTATTCGTTTgtaacttatattttttaataatcatattatCATATATAATCATTACCATTAAAAATAGAGTATTGAACACTGcgtgaaaagttatttttcgtatcgaatgaatttatttttatcaatttaacaatattatttcatcACAACGATCAGAAAATAATTACAACATGGCAACAATGTAAAACATCTTGTCATATTTACCATTTAACCTCGTTTATAAGAATGCCGTTTTAAAATGTGCCTTTATTTTTCTTAAGTTTTAACTAGAATCTTATCATCTACCCTCTTTGTAACACAAACATCCCCAGAAATAATCGATAGGAGTGTTTATCAGTATGACGAGGTGAGaatataacgaaatattttattcatttcaaatgttttatcaACTTACACCCTACGTAAACATCAGGCATAGATCAAGGGGCGTTTTTATACCTgcttatctttatttttattcacattaGTTGTGAAtagtcaaaaatcaaaatttattgccATTCGCATACGAGTGGTTTAAAACGATATCACGTAATATATTTAGCactaaatataatcaattctaaataatttcgaCATACCATTCAGAAAATACTTATTAATATTCAAGTATCGAAACTAGTTGGAAcaactaaacattttttatttgtcgaTCAACAATTTTCGTGCGATTTCGTAGACAAAACATTCTAActacgataaaaaaaaactggaacGTCTTTATCATCGGTTTTTGTTACTGTAACGAAACAGATCCGGCTTAAGAACGTGAAAAAAAATggacaattttaaaaaatgtgaatgtTGTGGAGAGTCTTATATGAGTGATATAAAAGAATGTGGTAAAACTATTTGTGTTAATTGTTTTCAAAGTTTAACATTGTTGCCTATTCTTCAATCACGTTttcaagaatttgaaaataatattcgtAAACGACTTTTCGATTGTAAAATGACCTTGGACTGTAGTAGGGAGGATTTGCGTCATAACAGTGACAATGTtagtatatttaattaattttatatataccaGGAGTAATTGTAAAGTTATAGtacgatttttttattgattgaataaatatttttgttttgtttaggTCGATCCGCAATTTGATCACAAGGTTAAGAATGGTATCGATCACGATGACCTTAAAAACGAAATCGAAtgtttacagaaaaaaatcgataccttggaagaagaaaataaagtgcTGAATAAAGAATATGGTAACGTACAAGATAAAGCGAAAtatttagaaagaaaattaactaatttaatGTTGGAAAAAGAAGAGATTAAGACTGATAAACTCGATACAGTGAAACAATTAGAAGCTTTAAAACTTGATTTCGATAGATTAGAATCGATTTTAAACgtcaaagaaaagaaaattaacgaaatcgagaataaaatcgattttgaaccgatgtataaaaatttggaaaaagaatTCGCTAAAAAAGTAGCACAAATAGAtgaattacaattaaaaatcaaaatagaggAAAATAGGATAAGAAATAGAGAAGATCCGGTCAAAAATGTCGATTTAACAAATGAAgtgattaatttaaaaaaggatttacaagaaaaaaatacacgGATAAAACAGTTGCAGGATATATTGAGGAACGAAGGTGATGTTAAAAGACAAATATGGTTAACGAATGAAGATTTAAGGaaaaatttagaagaattacgagaaaaatataaaaaagaagttgaTAAAAACTGTGATTCATCGTTGGAAATATCAGAAATGAGAATAAAATACGaagaaactgtttttaaatataacgaACAATTAGAAATAtgtacaaatttgaaaaatcaaattgttgTACTTAAAAAAGAAGCGGATATTATAAAGGAAAACCAAAAATGTTATAGGAAGGAtacggtgaaaattttaacggatTTCGAACAAACTTtacattacaaaataaaagaattggaacaaattaaaattaacttggaaaatcacaaaaataaatctcCTGGAAATGATAATGAATGTGAAGATAGTGGAGTGAAGAGCGAATTAGACGtggaagaagaaagaagaagtaGGGAATATACGGATGGAGATGCTTCTTCGGAATCTAGTTTATCACTAGAAAAACCACAGagattattcaaaaatagaagCTTCGAAAAACAGAAACTAACCATAGAAAAATTGAGGGAAGAGCTACGATTGGAGAAATACAAAAACGAATCCCTGAAAGAGAGATTAACAATCAAATCGGATgatgtagaaaaattacaaactaCAATAAACGAtcttaataacaaaataattcaacaagAAGATTGTTATAAACatatctatattgaaaaaatggatctaactgaagaattgaaaattttgaaaggaaAATACAGCGACGCTCTCATAACTTTAAACGAAAGGgaaatatcattgaaaaaatcCCAGGAAGCTTtggaaattgagaaaaatatagtCGGAAAGCTGGATGAACAACTGGtcgattttaaaatattacaaaataagcTTTCGGCGGATTTGGTAATCAAATTGAACAACGTCACCCAggaaaatgagaaaatcaaGTTGTTGTCGGAAAATAGGATAATGGAGTTGTCTACGCAGTTATTTAAACAGAAAACCGATTTGGATAACTACCAATCGGATCTGGCGAAGAAGGATGAGGAGATTTCGTGTTTGTCGAATGTTTTGTTGGAACGGGATGTCAAAATTCAAGCTCTAACTTCTGCCGCAACGGCTTACgatattaaaacatttaatattttgatggaGCTGACGGAGAAGGAGGAGGCCTACTTGAAGTTGCAGAACGAATTCGAATTATTGAATGTAAGTAAcgttttattgtttaaatattataatttgtgTGAATAATAACTAATTGTGGTATATAGAGATagttaaaaattgtatatttgaggttatgtcacaaaaaaacagttttttattaatatctctTTAACGGTtagttttacgaaaaaaatgctCATTATGAAATTTGTAGCTTTAATAATTGTCTACAAAAAACGCggtattacttttttttgtaaaagttacagttttcgaaaaaagttgattttaaaaatCTTGATGGTATCTatcgaattaaaaaattattaaaagtcgttttatttttgataaatctttGTTACGAGATAGAATAGATATTGAAGCACATTTAAGTTAATCAAGTAGccaaatattgacaaaaatggcggcaaaaaattattatttacaaacttgaaattatataaatcaattttttataaaaaccattagttttacgaaaaaaagttatactacgttttttgtagacaatATTCAAAACTACAAATTTGATTCCttccattttttgaataaaattaatggtTAAAGAGATATTAGcgaaaaactgttttttgtgACATTTGACACTTGACACGACTAGTATTTATAACGgaaattcattttgataaatcCTCGTAGCGCTTTAGGGATTTTTTGGTTGTAATTTAGTGGAATTTGAAGTTTGGCAATGAAACTTTATGtcaaaatgttaataaaagtCATTGCACTTTGATTTAAATTTCCTCaatcttcataatattttgcaaatctggcaacgttgttaaaatttcgttttttttttattaatttcaatctGCTAAATACTTTTATCGCATTCAAGGACTATTAGACCTGATTTAAGAAGATTTTGGAAGTTGAAggtgacaaaaaaaaacagttttttgttaatatctctttaaatattagttttacgAACAAAATGCTCATTATGAAATTTGTAGCTCTAATAATTGTCTACAAAACACGTGgtattactttttttgtaaaagttacagttttagagaaaatttgattttaaaaaaatgtacactTCTCAATTATAcatatcttttcaaaaatgactaaaaatcgttttatttttaataaatctttgTTGAAAGGTAAAATTAAGATTTACGCACATTTGAGATATTTCCATACAGCCAAATATTAACCAAAATGGCggcaaaaaaatgattatttacaaacttgaaattatataaatcaatttttcataaaaacctttagttttacaaaaaaaagtgatactacgttttttgtagacaatATGCTAAACTACAAATTTGATTccctcaattttttcaataaaattaaccATTACTAAGATATTAGCGAAAAACCGTTTTCTGTGacgtttgacatttgacagtagTTATGGAGACATTTGTCCATGACCACAATAATGGTTTTCAAGGATCGGtctttattttgtttccaataCCAGAATTATTGCAATGATACATTTTATATAgaatttattatacagggtattatcataataagtaaaaaaaaaatttccattttgacTCATACGTTACAATTtggtttttttcgtttcaaaaacACAGAAATTAGTTAGCAATCGTATATTTATACCGATTGTCCCGTTATAAAAATCAATGTCGAATAATTagtatgaaataattgaaaacttcaTGTCAACGAACTTGAGTATCGTGTAACTGAATAATTATATGAGGTAAAGGCCAAGTAACCagggaaagaagaagaaattgatcAATCGAACAATCTGTATTTTTATCtgcacaaaaattttgtaattttttcccTGTTATGTCTCAAAATAGTCCAAAGGGCTGttcgacataattttttttacactttGAAAACCATTGTTGCCAGCTTACTTGCAGGCATTAGGTTCAGAtgaaattttcaggaaaaaattcGAGAAACCACCGAAACCAAAGCCAATACACTGGAAAAAATGTCGACGAATAACTTTGATGGTATAATGGAAAATATCGATGGATGTGTAAGCGAAGAAACGACCTTggataaaatttctaatttcacCGATGTCATTTCGGAATGTTGTCAGGAATTGAACGggtaaatcgaaaaattttcaaaaaaaaaaaagaaaaaaatgagaatatcgTTTGTAAATTGGACTTTTTCAGAGCGTTCACGAGATTTGTACGacaatggaaaaagaaaatagaatcCCATCCTAAATTTAAAGATTTGCCGTATATTAAGTTGTGCCAATCGTTAAAAATCGAAGACGTCCTTTCGGTTATcgtggaaaatataaaaacagttatcATGCTGTTGGATATTACTGTAAGTATGAATTTATGACCAAAAGTTTGTTACTCGtttatcatttgaaaataattatgtcgacataacctcaatttttcaaaatctggcAACTATGTTTAAGTATAACGTTCATGTTGATCGAAGTTGGGGCAGTTGG
The genomic region above belongs to Diorhabda carinulata isolate Delta chromosome 9, icDioCari1.1, whole genome shotgun sequence and contains:
- the LOC130898222 gene encoding probable ATP-dependent RNA helicase DDX56; this encodes MAEETDIKPLQFHEMELDDRILKAIAKLGWQQPTVIQEKVIPLVLEGKDVLVRARTGSGKTAAFLLPVIQKILILKQSALQQETKALILAPSRELCHQICGVIKDLTIKCSREIRYVDISLPVDLSVQKPLLVEKPDIVVGTPGRTLQHIKAENLNFKKSLDFVVIDEADLVFSFGYEEEMKELIDHFPKIYQAILASATLSEDVKNLKMSILRNPVSVKLEEPELAPSTQLTHYHLNAEEMDKATILYTLLKLHLIRGKTIIFVNTVDKCYKIKLFLEQFGIRTCVLNSELPATIRCHSVNQYNQGMYDIIIASDEYALEKPSSLSNQDKNKKTKRRKDKESGVSRGIDFQHVANIINFDFPLDVQSYIHRAGRTARGNSQGSVLSFVSMKEIPLREKVEKKLKYDESEASFFKSYQFKLEEVESFRYRAKDAWRAVTRIAVREARLKEIKQEIFNCQKLKSYFEDNPNDLQVLRHDKSLHTVKIQQHLADVPEYIVPPTLKSLANITKKGKKREWRKMSESSNSKFQMKKSNPLLSMQFEGFNKKKKKN